A window of the Chlorocebus sabaeus isolate Y175 chromosome 8, mChlSab1.0.hap1, whole genome shotgun sequence genome harbors these coding sequences:
- the DEFB136 gene encoding defensin beta 136, with amino-acid sequence MNLHLSALLLLLVILLPSGKGMFGNDGVKVRTCTSRKAVCFFECPPGYQWIAFCHNILSCCKNMTRFQPPQAKEPWSH; translated from the exons ATGAACCTCCATCTTTCTGCGTTACTCCTCCTCCTGGTGATCTTACTGCCTTCAG GAAAAGGTATGTTTGGGAATGATGGAGTCAAAGTCCGCACCTGCACTAGCCGGAAAGCCGTATGTTTCTTCGAGTGTCCGCCAGGATACCAGTGGATTGCGTTCTGCCACAATATTCTGTCTTGCTGTAAAAATATGACACGTTTTCAACCCCCACAAGCCAAAGAGCCATGGTCTCATTAA